A genomic window from Xyrauchen texanus isolate HMW12.3.18 chromosome 15, RBS_HiC_50CHRs, whole genome shotgun sequence includes:
- the LOC127656287 gene encoding ictacalcin-like: MSKIQQAMVLLIDAFHKYSGKEGDKNTLTKGELKELLNAELGDFLGKSNDKAALDKIFKDLDANADGTVDFQEYVTLVACITMICHDFFTQAK; encoded by the exons ATGTCTAAAATTCAGCAAGCAATGGTTCTGTTGATTGATGCCTTCCATAAATACTCCGGGAAAGAGGGAGACAAAAATACCCTTACCAAAGGCGAGCTCAAAGAATTGCTTAATGCAGAGTTAGGCGATTTCCTGGGG AAATCCAATGACAAGGCAGCTCTCGACAAGATCTTTAAGGATCTGGATGCAAATGCTGATGGCACTGTGGACTTTCAGGAGTACGTCACCCTGGTTGCCTGCATCACTATGATCTGCCATGACTTTTTCACGCAGGCAAAATAA